In Oncorhynchus clarkii lewisi isolate Uvic-CL-2024 chromosome 2, UVic_Ocla_1.0, whole genome shotgun sequence, one DNA window encodes the following:
- the LOC139383172 gene encoding protein Bouncer: MGRPQMFPSLSAILCLSLLLPALHCNNNLLCYYSPIMYRNKTFDLILTECPPAELCMTGNGRYGNHSALSTRGCMASTGCGQIHPLPLKGTVYTMTYACCGYNYCNAGRRVAVNSVPLVTAMTMLLLTGL; this comes from the exons ATGGGAAG GCCCCAGATGTTCCCGTCTCTATCTGCCATCCTGTGTTTGTCCCTGCTCCTCCCAGCACTCCACTGTAACAACAACCTGCTGTGTTACTACAGCCCCATCATGTACCGGAACAAGACCTTTGACCTCATCCTGACAGAGTGCCCTCCCGCGGAACTCTGCATGACGGGCAACGGTCGCTATGGAAACCACAGCGCCCTGTCCACCCGGGGGTGCATGGCGTCGACGGGCTGCGGTCAGATACACCCTCTCCCACTGAAAGGAACTGTTTACACCATGACGTATGCGTGCTGTGGCTATAACTACTGTAACGCAGGACGCCGTGTTGCGGTTAATTCGGTCCCCCTCGTGACGGCGATGACTATGCTGTTATTAACGGGCCTGTAA